A window of Variovorax paradoxus EPS genomic DNA:
ACTGCGCCGCCTGATCCAGGCCGTGATCGTGATGATCGCGGTCGCGTTCATTGCCTTCCTCTTGTTCCAATACGTCGGCGACCCCGTCGTGTTCCTGCTGGGTCAGGATGCCAAACCCGAGCAGATTCGTGAACTGCGCGCCGCCTTGGGGCTCGACCAGCCCTTCTTCGTGCAGTTCTGGCATTTCCTCGTCAATGCGGCCCAGGGCGAATTCGGCCTGAGCCTGCGCCAGGGTGCCAAGGTGTCGCGACTGATCGGCGAGCGCTTTCCGGCCACGCTCGAACTGGCGCTCGTCGCTGCCGTGCTGGCGCTCTTCATCGGCATCCCGATGGGCGTCTACACCGCCCTGCGCCGTGGCACCTTCATGAGCCAGGTGTTCATGACGGTCTCGCTGCTCGGCGTGTCGCTGCCCACCTTCCTGATCGGCATCCTGCTGATCCTCGTCTTCGCGGTCACGCTGGGCTGGTTCCCGAGCTTCGGCCGGGGCGAAACCGTGAAGTTGGGCTGGTGGACCAGCGGCCTCTTCAGCGTCGACGGCTGGCAACACATCGTGCTGCCGGCGGTAACGCTCGCG
This region includes:
- a CDS encoding ABC transporter permease, producing the protein MIAFVLRRLIQAVIVMIAVAFIAFLLFQYVGDPVVFLLGQDAKPEQIRELRAALGLDQPFFVQFWHFLVNAAQGEFGLSLRQGAKVSRLIGERFPATLELALVAAVLALFIGIPMGVYTALRRGTFMSQVFMTVSLLGVSLPTFLIGILLILVFAVTLGWFPSFGRGETVKLGWWTSGLFSVDGWQHIVLPAVTLAIFQLTLIMRLVRAEMLEVLRTDYIKFARARGLSNRAIHFGHALKNTLVPVMTITGLQLGGLIAFAIITESVFQWPGMGLLFIQAVTFADIPVMAAYLCLIALIFVVINLVVDLLYFVVDPRLRVGKAGGH